Proteins from one Impatiens glandulifera chromosome 2, dImpGla2.1, whole genome shotgun sequence genomic window:
- the LOC124925997 gene encoding syntaxin-22-like, producing the protein MSFQDLEAGRPINSKRGLLNSNQDPTQAVASGIFQINTAVSTFHRLVNTLGTPKDTPDLREKLRKTRLHITQLVKDTSAKLKQASDTDHRVEVSATKKITDAKLAKDFQLVLQEFQKAQRLAAERETAYTPFVPSSYTANEINIGYDQTPEQRVLLVESRRQEVVFLENEITFNEAIIEEREQGIQEIQQQIGEVHEIFKDLAVLVHEQGAMIDDIGSHVESAHVATIEGKSHLAKAAKTQRANSSLTCLLLVIFAIVLLIVVVVLAA; encoded by the exons ATGAGTTTTCAAGATCTTGAAGCAGGACGACCCATAAATTCAAAGCGAGGTCTTCTAAACAGCAATCAAGATCCTACGCAAGCTGTTGCTTCTGGTATTTTCCAGATTAACACCGCCGTTTCTACTTTCCATAGACTTGTCAATACCCTAGGAACTCCCAAGGATACTCCCGATCTACGAGAGAAACT ACGGAAGACAAGACTACACATTACACAGTTAGTTAAGGATACTTCAGCTAAACTTAAACAAGCTAGCGATACTGATCATCGTGTTGAAGTTAGC GCTACTAAAAAAATCACTGATGCTAAACTGGCTAAAGATTTTCAATTAGTTTTGCAAGAGTTTCAGAAAGCTCAAAGGCTTGCAGCTGAAAGGGAGACTGCATATACTCCTTTTGTTCCTTCAAG CTATACAGCGAATGAGATTAATATAGGTTATGATCAAACTCCAGAGCAGCGTGTTCTCCTTGTGGAATCTAGAAG GCAGGAGGTCGTGTTCTTGGAGAATGAAATCACATTCAATGAAGCTATAATTGAAGAAAGAGAACAAGGGATACAAGAAATCCAGCAACAAATTGGGGAAGTTCATGAAATTTTCAAAGATCTTGCGGTTTTAGTTCATGAACAAGGAGCTATGATTG ATGACATTGGCTCCCACGTTGAGAGCGCTCATGTTGCAACAATCGAGGGTAAATCTCATCTCGCTAAAGCAGCCAAGACTCAAAGAGCAAACTCATCCctg ACATGCTTGTTGTTGGTTATATTTGCGATCGTGCTTCTGATCGTGGTGGTAGTACTTGCAGCATGA